From the genome of Bos taurus isolate L1 Dominette 01449 registration number 42190680 breed Hereford chromosome 2, ARS-UCD2.0, whole genome shotgun sequence, one region includes:
- the SH3BGRL3 gene encoding SH3 domain-binding glutamic acid-rich-like protein 3 — MSGLRVYSTSVTGSREIKSQQSEVTRILDGKRIQYQLVDISQDNALRDEMRALAGNPKATPPQIVNGDQYCGDYELFVEAVEQNTLQEFLKLA; from the exons ATGAGCGGCCTGCGCGTCTACAGCACGTCGGTCACCGGCTCCCGCGAA ATCAAGTCCCAGCAGAGTGAGGTGACCCGCATCCTGGATGGGAAGCGCATCCAGTACCAGCTAGTGGACATCTCCCAAGACAACGCCCTGCGGGACGAGATGCGAGCCTTGGCCGGCAACCCCAAGGCCACCCCACCCCAGATTGTCAACGGGGACCAGTATTGTGGG GACTATGAGCTCTTCGTGGAGGCTGTGGAACAAAACACACTGCAGGAGTTCCTGAAACTGGCCTGA